A genome region from Bufo gargarizans isolate SCDJY-AF-19 chromosome 2, ASM1485885v1, whole genome shotgun sequence includes the following:
- the LOC122927186 gene encoding uncharacterized protein LOC122927186: MADMITTELDIEVHAVNFYTDSKIVLGYIHNTSKRFYTYVTNRVTRIRKSTSPDQWHYISTDKNPADHGTRLVSAAVLKQTNWFVGPSFLGKPEIKETTQVETFQLIEPDQDKEVRPQVAVCKTLVTRDSLGAHRFERFSRWKSLTRAIGKLICLARYSSRATNTDQRSNDHLEQAKVAIIKCVQQEVFKEEIQSLLKKKEISRHSSLKKLNPILDEDGVLRIGGRLSAADMTIQERHPFIIPKNHHIALLLVRHYHEQVAHQGRHFTEGAVRSAGLWIIGGKRLVSSVISQCVTCKKIRGKLEVQKMSNLPADRLASDPPFTHVGLDVFGPWNISSRKTRGGSAESKRWAVLFSCLSTRAVHIEVIESLSTSSFINALRRFFSIRGPAKLIRSDRGTNFIGACKELKIISTDSETGSYLQDQGCTWTFNPPHASHMGGAWERMIGVARRILDAMLLKVGSTRLTHEALTTLMAEVVAIMNARPLVPVSTDPEMPSVLTPAMLLTQKMEPVTAPTGDFDLKDLYTKQWRQVQSLADIFWKRWRQEYLVTLQPRKKWQDDKPNLQVGDIVLLKDTQAHRNEWPIGLIVATDPSGDARVRKVEVRVVRQGIPKVYARPISEVVLLLSKG, encoded by the coding sequence ATGGCAGACATGATTACGACTGAACTGGACATTGAGGTCCATGCAGTGAACTTTTATACGGACAGCAAGATTGTGTTAGGATATATTCACAACACTTCAAAAAGATTTTACACATACGTGACCAACAGAGTGACACGTATCAGAAAGTCTACAAGTCCAGATCAGTGGCATTACATCAGCACAGACAAGAACCCAGCGGATCATGGGACAAGATTGGTGTCAGCCGCTGTACTCAAGCAAACTAACTGGTTCGTAGGTCCATCGTTTCTTGGTAAGCCAGAAATCAAAGAGACTACTCAGGTAGAGACCTTTCAGCTCATAGAACCAGATCAAGACAAAGAGGTAAGACCTCAAGTTGCAGTTTGCAAGACTTTAGTTACCAGAGACAGTCTGGGCGCCCATAGATTTGAAAGGTTTTCCAGATGGAAGTCGCTGACTCGTGCAATCGGAAAACTTATCTGTCTAGCCAGATACTCCTCCAGAGCTACTAATACTGATCAACGTAGCAACGACCATCTTGAACAAGCCAAGGTCGCGATCATCAAATGCGTCCAGCAGGAAGTCTTTAAAGAAGAAATTCAAAGCCTTCTGAAAAAGAAAGAGATTTCTCGACACAGTTCGCTCAAGAAGTTGAACCCTATCCTCGACGAAGACGGAGTACTAAGAATTGGAGGTCGTTTGTCGGCAGCGGATATGACTATCCAAGAGAGACATCCCTTCATCATACCTAAGAATCATCACATCGCTCTTCTTCTGGTAAGACACTATCACGAGCAAGTTGCACATCAAGGACGACACTTCACTGAAGGAGCAGTAcggtcagcaggattgtggatcaTAGGAGGTAAGAGACTAGTCTCCAGCGTGATCAGCCAATGCGTTACCTGTAAGAAGATTAGAGGGAAACTTGAGGTTCAGAAGATGTCAAACTTACCTGCAGACAGACTTGCTTCAGATCCTCCGTTCACTCACGTAGGTCTAGACGTTTTTGGACCATGGAACATCTCTTCTCGCAAGACTAGAGGAGGCAGTGCCGAAAGTAAACGTTGGGCTGTTCTGTTCTCTTGCCTGAGTACTAGAGCAGTTCATATTGAAGTGATTGAATCTTTATCCACTTCAAGTTTCATCAATGCCTTGAGAAGATTCTTCTCTATCAGAGGACCAGCGAAATTGATTCGTTCAGACCGCGGCACAAACTTTATTGGGGCCTGCAAGGAGTTGAAAATCATCTCTACAGACTCTGAAACAGGTTCCTATCTTCAAGATCAAGGATGCACTTGGACTTTTAATCCTCCACACGCATCGCATATGGGAGGAGCATGGGAGAGGATGATTGGAGTAGCTCGTCGTATTCTGGATGCCATGCTCCTGAAGGTTGGGTCTACTCGCCTCACTCATGAAGCTTTAACTACACTAATGGCTGAAGTCGTGGCCATTATGAACGCCAGACCTTTGGTTCCAGTGTCTACAGATCCAGAGATGCCATCAGTCTTGACACCCGCAATGCTGCTGACCCAGAAGATGGAACCAGTGACAGCTCCCACTGGAGACTTTGACCTCAAGGACTTGTATACTAAGCAATGGAGACAAGTTCAAAGCCTTGCAGACATTTTCTGGAAGAGGTGGAGACAGGAATACCTGGTGACACTCCAGCCACGCAAGAAATGGCAGGATGACAAACCCAACTTACAAGTTGGAGACATTGTCTTATTAAAAGACACTCAGGCCCACAGGAATGAATGGCCTATTGGACTCATTGTGGCGACTGATCCTAGTGGTGATGCTAGAgttagaaaagttgaagttagagTTGTTAGACAGGGCATTCCCAAGGTGTATGCTAGGCCAATTTCTGAAGTAGTTTTACTTCTGTCCAAAGGTTAG
- the LOC122925569 gene encoding uncharacterized protein LOC122925569 — MQNTGNNTLTVNPQCSYKEDDTHSLPRIKSRYTTLSRASSQTNLTSASADSARSKRTSSRRSGITSLSSASDKATRARAKAEAACAMASYAEQEAELMREQAKSESEALKKKAEVEASLHLLKQQKNAAAALAEAEVFTRAAEAQFDGIENQTSSHSAIQRTREYVQSQATMYTDQQSNDAPRLSLTPPAISNFDTTQHCKTKSESQCGKSSGRMLRDQSANPPRVQTDARVLPPQANTSLDYSRKTYNRREQPPKQSRFRQAPHQPYQPQPYPEFTREKHSPDATSAIEVAKFLMHREIVGAGLMKFDDRPENYWAWKSSFLSGTQNLNLTEKEKLDQLVRWLGPESTEQAQRIRSVHVHDAAAGLAMVWRRLEQCYGSPEVIEDALLKRIENYPRITNKDYQKLRGLGDLLLEIEAAKSSGYLPGLSYLDTARGVEPIIEKLPYNLQERWVAQASRYKKDHHVAFPPFAFFAEFIEDQAEIRNDPSFAFLNKRTASFPKVEQKPPGLYKERRATVSVRKTEVPPESAANQEDNTRKKVEESDKICPIHIKPHPLRKCRSFRSKTLEERKAYLKDNRICFRCCASIQHLAKDCTKTIQCAECNSDKHLSALHPGPPPWKQEVQATQEDHGGEQGESITPAVTSKCTEICTEQGRSRSCSKICLVKVYPAGFREKAIKMYTVMDEQSNRSLAKTEFFDLFGDKGSPTPYTLKTCSGVVETIGRRANNYIIESLDGKTKVTLPTLIECDEIPDDRSEIPTPEVARHQPHLVRIADQIPALDPDAAITLLLGRDILRLHKVREQYNGPHNAPFAQRLDLGWVIVGEVCLDGLHKPSKVNVYRTHLLQNGRTSCLCPCTNSLHIKERLDNPTHHRSIQRCMEDLASTGNTDELGCKVFERTRDDDKPSPSVEDTLFLEIMDREVYRDKSGSWVAPLPFRSPRHRLPVNKVQAEKRFSLLQRTLQRKPDMKKHFQAFMQKIFDNEHAERAPPLQENQEHWYLPIFGVYHPQKPGQIRVVFDSSAKHEGISLNDVLLSGPDLNYTLLGVLIRFRKELVAVTADVQQMFYCFFVREDHRDYLRFLWYADNDFNKDIIEYRMKVHVFGNSPSPAVAIYNLKRAAQQGERHGQEAKQFVMKNFYVDDGLASFSSNEEAINVLKSTKEMLAESNIRLNKVASNSYRVMEAFPMEDRAKDLKDLDLGTESPPLQRSLGLSWDLKTDSFTFRVSREEKPFTKRGVLSTVNSLYDPLGFVAPIIMQGKAFLRQITTEQEQIDWDVLLPDEKRMQWKVWKDSLLELEQLYISRPYVFVSLSATKRRELCVFSDASTMAIAAVTYLRVIDTEGQSHVGFIMGKSKLAPRPAHTR; from the exons ATGCAGAACACAGGGAACAACACTCTGACAGTTAACCCTCAATGCTCCTATAAGGAAGATGACACACACAGCTTGCCAAGAATCAAGTCTAGATACACAACACTGTCCAGAGCATCCAGTCAAACAAATCTGACTTCAGCTAGCGCCGATTCAGCAAGATCTAAGCGTACTAGTTCTAGACGTTCAGGCATCACCAGTCTGTCATCGGCTAGCGACAAAGCGACTAGGGCAAGAGCAAAAGCAGAGGCAGCTTGCGCCATGGCTTCTTATGCGGAGCAGGAAGCTGAATTGATGAGAGAGCAAGCAAAAAGTGAATCTGAAGCACTTAAAAAGAAAGCAGAAGTGGAAGCATCTTTACACTTACTCAAACAGCAGAAAAACGCGGCAGCAGCCTTAGCCGAGGCAGAAGTTTTCACAAGGGCTGCTGAAGCTCAGTTCGATGGCATAGAAAACCAGACGTCATCCCACAGCGCAATCCAACGCACCCGTGAGTACGTACAGTCACAAGCAACCATGTACACCGACCAGCAGTCCAATGACGCACCTAGGCTTTCATTGACTCCACCAGCAATAAGCAACTTTGATACTACGCAACATTGCAAGACTAAATCAGAATCTCAGTGTGGGAAGTCAAGTGGTCGCATGCTTAGAGACCAATCTGCCAACCCTCCAAGAGTGCAAACGGATGCTCGCGTACTCCCTCCTCAAGCAAATACAAGTCTGGATTATAGCAGAAAGACTTACAACAGACGAGAACAACCACCTAAACAAAGTAGATTCAGACAAGCGCCTCATCAGCCTTACCAGCCGCAACCATACCCTGAGTTTACACGCGAGAAGCATTCGCCAGACGCAACAAGTGCTATAGAAGTGGCAAAATTCCTGATGCACCGTGAGATAGTGGGCGCTGGTCTCATGAAATTCGATGACCGTCCAGAAAACTACTGGGCCTGGAAATCATCTTTCCTGAGCGGTACCCAAAACTTAAACCTGACAGAGAAAGAAAAGCTTGACCAGCTTGTCAGATGGCTAGGTCCAGAGTCCACTGAGCAAGCCCAAAGGATCAGATCAGTACATGTTCATGACGCAGCAGCAGGACTTGCAATGGTGTGGCGGAGACTAGAACAATGCTATGGATCACCTGAAGTGATCGAGGATGCTCTTCTGAAAAGGATAGAAAACTATCCAAGAATAACAAATAAGGATTACCAAAAGCTGAGAGGTTTGGGAGACCTACTCTTAGAAATAGAAGCCGCTAAGTCTAGTGGATATCTGCCAGGTCTCTCATATCTGGATACAGCACGTGGAGTTGAGCCCATAATCGAGAAACTTCCTTACAACTTGCAAGAAAGGTGGGTAGCTCAAGCTTCAAGATACAAGAAAGATCATCATGTTGCATTTCCACCATTCGCCTTCTTCGCTGAATTCATAGAAGACCAAGCTGAAATACGCAATGACCCAAGCTTTGCTTTCCTGAACAAGAGAACGGCAAGCTTCCCAAAGGTAGAGCAGAAACCTCCAGGGCTTTACAAAGAACGCAGAGCAACAGTTTCTGTAAGGAAGACAGAAGTCCCGCCTGAATCTGCAGCTAATCAGGAAGACAACACAAGGAAGAAAGTTGAGGAGTCAGACAAAATATGTCCTATCCACATTAAGCCTCATCCACTAAGAAAATGTCGCAGTTTCAGAAGTAAGACGTTAGAAGAGCGCAAAGCTTATCTTAAAGACAATCGCATTTGTTTCAGATGCTGCGCTTCAATTCAGCATCTTGCAAAAGACTGTACAAAAACAATACAATGCGCAGAGTGTAACAGTGACAAACACTTGTCAGCACTGCACCCGGGACCaccaccatggaaacaagaagttcAAGCAACTCAAGAAGATCATGGTGGGGAGCAAGGAGAGAGTATAACGCCAGCAGTAACCTCAAAGTGCACTGAGATCTGTACAGAGCAGGGCCGCTCAAGATCGTGCTCCAAGATATGCTTAGTCAAGGTGTATCCAGCAGGTTTTAGAGAAAAAGCAATCAAGATGTACACAGTCATGGATGAACAGAGTAACAGATCTCTGGCAAAAACAGAATTCTTTGACCTCTTCGGTGACAAAGGAAGTCCAACTCCATACACCTTGAAGACTTGTTCTGGAGTTGTAGAGACAATAGGGAGAAGAGCTAATAACTACATCATCGAGTCATTAGATGGAAAGACAAAGGTGACTCTACCTACCCTCATAGAATGCGATGAGATACCAGACGACAGGTCAGAGATACCCACACCTGAAGTTGCTCGTCATCAACCTCATTTGGTGCGAATAGCAGACCAAATACCAGCACTAGATCCAGATGCTGCAATCACCCTTCTACTTGGGAGAGATATTCTCAGATTGCACAAAGTCAGAGAACAGTACAATGGGCCACACAATGCACCATTTGCACAACGCCTTGATCTTGGATGGGTCATCGTTGGAGAAGTATGTCTAGACGGACTGCACAAACCATCAAAGGTAAATGTCTACAGAACACATCTGTTGCAGAATGGTCGTACATCTTGTCTTTGCCCATGTACCAACAGTCTACACATTAAAGAGAGATTAGATAACCCAACACATCATCGGAGTATCCAGAGGTGCATGGAAGACTTAGCCTCAACTGGAAATACAGATGAACTGGGTTGTAAGGTGTTTGAAAGAACACGAGACGACGACAAGCCATCACCCTCGGTAGAAGATACCCTCTTCCTCGAGATCATGGACAGAGAAGTCTACAGAGACAAGTCAGGCAGCTGGGTAGCCCCTCTACCCTTCCGGTCACCACGCCATCGCCTTCCTGTCAACAAGGTACAAGCAGAGAAACGCTTCAGTTTGTTGCAGCGCACTCTACAAAGAAAGCCAGATATGAAGAAACACTTCCAAGCCTTCATGCAAAAGATTTTTGACAACGAGCATGCAGAAAGGGCACCACCACTACAAGAAAACCAAGAACACTGGTACTTACCAATATTTGGAGTGTATCATCCTCAAAAACCAGGTCAGATACGTGTAGTATTTGACTCTAGTGCGAAGCACGAAGGCATCTCACTAAATGACGTCCTTCTCAGCGGACCTGACCTGAACTACACACTCCTTGGAGTACTCATCAGGTTCAGGAAAGAACTTGTAGCAGTAACAGCAGATGTACAACAGATGTTCTACTGTTTCTTCGTTCGAGAAGATCACCGAGACTACTTAAGGTTCCTGTGGTATGCAGACAATGACTTTAACAAAGACATCATAGAGTACAGGATGAAGGTACATGTGTTCGGAaacagcccttccccagctgtaGCTATCTACAACCTGAAACGAGCAGCACAGCAAGGTGAAAGACATGGTCAAGAAGCCAAACAGTTCGTCATGAAGAACTTCTACGTGGACGATGGACTTGCTTCTTTCTCCAGCAACGAAGAAGCTATTAACGTCCTAAAAAGTACAAAAGAAATGTTGGCAGAATCCAACATAAGATTGAACAAGGTAGCTTCCAACAGCTACAGAGTCATGGAAGCATTTCCAATGGAAGACCGTGCTAAAGACCTCAAAGACTTAGATCTAGGAACAGAATCACCACCCTTGCAAAGAAGTCTTGGGCTTAGTTGGGACTTAAAGACTGACAGTTTCACCTTCAGGGTCTCCAGAGAAGAGAAACCATTCACAAAAAGAGGTGTCCTATCTACAGTCAACAGTCTTTATGACCCCCTGGGATTCGTAGCACCCATCATCATGCAAGGCAAAGCTTTTTTGAGACAGATCACTACTGAGCAGGAACAAATTGACTGGGACGTACTTCTTCCTGACGAGAAGCGAATGCAGTGGAAGGTGTGGAAAGACTCATTGTTAGAGCTTGAACAACTCTACATTTCAAGACCGTACGTATTTGTTTCCTTGTCTGCTACAAAGAGGAGAGAATTATGCGTATTCTCTGACGCTTCCACTATGGCTATTGCAGCTGTAACTTACCTCAGGGTAATAGACACTGAGGGACAAAGCCATGTTGGGTTCATCATGGGAAAATCTAAACTAGCTCCCAGACCTGCTCACACT CGGTAG